In Halogranum gelatinilyticum, the DNA window CTCGGCTTTCCGCATCGCCTCGCGGACTTTCGGCTCCGAAACGAGCCGCTGGCTGGCCTTCGAGGCTCCCGACGAGCGGGCGGCGTTGCGCTGTCGCTCGAAGTATCGGCGGACCGATTCGACGCTCTGGGTCTCGACCAGTTCGACGGCCCGGCGGAGCTTCATCACTTCGGCGTGGATGGACATCCCCTTGTAGCCCTTCGACTGGTCGTTGTCCATCATCTTCCGCAATTTGCCGCGCATCGCGTTGAGCTTCTTCTGTGAGAGGTCCGGACTCGTCGTGCCGCTGACGCCCAGTTCCTTCAGCTGCTCCAGGCGGTCGACGATGACCTCGTTGATGGCGTCGCGGATCTCCAGAATCTCGTCGGGAAGCTGGATCTTCTCCCACCGGACGTCGGTGTCGTAGGTGTGTTCGGCGACGTCGGCGTCGTCCTCTGTCATCACCGCGACTTCGGTCAGCCCGAGGTTCTCACAGACTTCGAGGATGGACTCCTCGTCGCCGCCGGGCGAGGCACTCATCCCGGTCACGAGCGGGTCGGCGGCGTCGGCGTGGTAGCGTTCGGCGATGTAGACGTAGGCGTAGTCGCCGGTGCCGCGGTGACACTCGTCGAACGTGAGGTGGGTGACGTCGCGGAGGCTGATGCGGTTGCCGACGAGGTCGTTCTCGACGACCTGGGGGGTGGCGATGACGATACGGGCCGACTCCCAGAGTTCCGCGCGGTCGTCGGGGCGGACCTCGCCGGTGAAGACGACGATGTCGTCGTCGGGGATTTCGAGGGCTTCGCGGTAGAACTCGGCGTGCTGCTGGACGAGCGGTTTGGTGGGGGCGAGAAAGAGCGACTTGCCGCCGACCTCGTGGAGGCGTTCGGCGGTCAGGAGGAGAGAGACGGTGGTCTTACCGAGACCCGTCGGGAGACAGACGAGCGTGTGTTCGTCGCGGGCCGCGCCCGCGAGACGGAGTTGGTAGAGGCGACGCTCGATGAAGCCGGGGGCGAGGAGAGGATGCTCGACGTACGCGACGTCGTCGGTGGCGGCCATTAGGCCGTGTTCGTCGTCTTCGTGGATAAGAGTTGGCGAAGCGTGGTGAAACTAAAGACGTCGGTCGGGGTCGAACCGCCGTCGACGCGGCGACGGAACGCAGTTCGCTCGGCTCGCTCAGTTGAGTGGCTGTTCTGTGGCGGCGTCACCGTCGTCGGCGACGTCCGGAACCTCCGCACCGACGAGGTCCGCCCACTCCGCGATTCGGTCTGGTGTATGCTCGCTCATAATCTCACCCTCAGACGGTGACTCTCAACCGAGATATATAATGGTTGTGTCGGTCAGAGGACAGACCGGCGTCTCCTGGGTGCTATCGCCCGTTGGCGACCCTTTCCGGTTACGGGATGAGCTGCTCGCCGTCGTCGTCGTAGACCGTGATGGCGTCGACGGGACAGACCCGCGCGGCGAACTCCGCGTCGAACTCGGCGTCCTCGGGGACCTCGCGCACGAAGACCTGCTCGTCGACTTCCTCGGCGTCGACGAGGTCCGCCTTGCCGTCGTCGAGGTTCTTCTCGAAGGCGTCCCACTCGTCGACACATTGGAACATCCCGATGCAGGTCTCGCGGTCGTATTCGATTTTCATGGGACAGGGTTGGGCGGTGGGTTACATA includes these proteins:
- a CDS encoding ferredoxin, coding for MKIEYDRETCIGMFQCVDEWDAFEKNLDDGKADLVDAEEVDEQVFVREVPEDAEFDAEFAARVCPVDAITVYDDDGEQLIP